One genomic segment of Paenibacillus sp. FSL H8-0332 includes these proteins:
- a CDS encoding DUF5345 family protein, with amino-acid sequence MRFKSDEELLGKLSAELDHLDMLYADVTPPSLPELEQLIAGEAIRRRKRRRKELLLFLLVALVLVTIVISILSTAPVLYWSLQAVFILSALGSLGAARIRHGREES; translated from the coding sequence ATGAGGTTTAAGAGTGACGAGGAACTGCTGGGTAAGCTGTCCGCAGAGCTGGATCACCTGGATATGCTCTATGCCGATGTTACTCCGCCCTCCTTGCCGGAGCTGGAGCAGCTAATTGCCGGGGAAGCTATCCGCCGGAGGAAGCGGCGCCGTAAAGAGCTGCTGTTATTCCTTTTGGTGGCTCTTGTACTGGTTACCATAGTGATTTCTATTCTAAGCACGGCGCCGGTGCTGTATTGGAGTCTGCAGGCAGTGTTCATTCTGAGCGCACTTGGCAGCCTGGGAGCAGCGAGGATCAGACACGGGCGGGAGGAATCATAA
- the sigY gene encoding RNA polymerase sigma factor SigY translates to MGDRTLEMISQAQQGDAAALAVLLREHYPFLYKYLIKATLDPLLAEEIAQDTMVRCMEKIGTYNGTSAFSSWLITIGSRLYIDRKRRWSREAQWREGQMQEQGNRSLRWSFESRNMEWSEVLDALSRLSSAHRMAVLLKHYYGYSYDEIGEMLEIPSGTVKSRVAAGLGQLRKELNEDEV, encoded by the coding sequence ATGGGCGACAGGACGCTGGAGATGATCAGCCAGGCACAGCAGGGTGACGCTGCTGCACTGGCCGTGCTGCTGCGGGAGCATTATCCCTTCCTGTACAAGTATCTGATCAAAGCGACACTTGACCCTTTGCTTGCGGAAGAGATTGCTCAGGACACGATGGTCAGATGCATGGAGAAGATCGGGACTTATAATGGGACCTCGGCATTCTCTTCATGGCTGATTACCATTGGCAGCCGGTTGTACATTGACCGTAAGCGGCGCTGGAGCCGGGAGGCACAGTGGCGGGAAGGGCAGATGCAGGAGCAGGGGAACCGCAGTTTACGCTGGAGCTTTGAGAGCCGGAATATGGAGTGGAGTGAAGTGCTCGACGCCTTGTCGCGTCTATCCTCTGCGCACAGAATGGCTGTGCTGCTGAAGCATTATTACGGATACAGCTACGATGAGATCGGGGAGATGCTGGAGATCCCTTCCGGAACGGTCAAATCAAGGGTAGCTGCCGGATTGGGTCAACTGCGAAAGGAGCTGAATGAGGATGAGGTTTAA
- a CDS encoding MBL fold metallo-hydrolase, with translation MLNIRSYNLGALQTNAYLLTGADPKRGVIIDPGANPAGLLRGAEGMEIEAILLTHAHFDHIAGLDEVRKAKKCPVYIHPLESEWLGSPKLNGSLMWPDTTPPISTDPAEYDLAEGQTLKLLGLSFSVMHTPGHSPGSVSFLCGNDLFAGDVLFKMGVGRTDLPGGRERDLIDSIRGKLYRLDEEVRVFPGHGPRTSIGYERLHNPYVPM, from the coding sequence ATGCTTAATATTCGTTCTTATAACCTGGGGGCACTCCAGACTAACGCCTATCTTCTGACGGGGGCAGACCCGAAGCGCGGTGTCATCATTGATCCGGGCGCTAATCCTGCGGGTCTTCTCCGCGGCGCTGAGGGAATGGAGATTGAAGCGATTCTGCTGACGCATGCCCATTTCGACCATATCGCCGGGCTGGACGAGGTCCGCAAAGCCAAGAAGTGCCCGGTCTATATCCATCCGCTGGAGAGCGAGTGGCTGGGCAGCCCGAAGCTGAACGGCTCCTTGATGTGGCCTGATACTACGCCTCCCATCAGCACAGATCCGGCAGAGTACGATCTGGCGGAAGGCCAGACTCTGAAGCTGCTCGGCCTTTCTTTCAGTGTCATGCATACGCCGGGACATTCGCCGGGGAGCGTTAGCTTTTTATGCGGGAATGATTTGTTTGCCGGTGATGTCTTGTTCAAAATGGGAGTGGGACGTACCGATCTTCCGGGCGGCAGAGAACGGGATCTGATTGACTCAATCCGCGGCAAGCTCTACCGGCTGGATGAGGAAGTGAGAGTGTTCCCCGGACATGGTCCGCGAACCTCAATCGGCTATGAGAGGCTTCACAACCCTTATGTCCCGATGTAA
- a CDS encoding thioredoxin family protein encodes MKQNVASKFGQGLTPRQFVEAMTKNQQAFEAWYEKFTWEDESDREYFESLNHRDDLRVLILAADWCGDVVRNVPVVFRILETAGFKTEVMILEENLDLMDNFLTMGGRSVPIVIFADTGGYELGQWGPRPEHVQTLMREFKRENPDREAADYDSKITEVRKAMGQAYGEGTESHAVIVKELRSLISGF; translated from the coding sequence ATGAAGCAGAATGTAGCATCTAAATTTGGCCAAGGCCTGACTCCGCGCCAGTTCGTGGAGGCCATGACGAAGAACCAGCAGGCTTTTGAAGCCTGGTATGAGAAGTTCACCTGGGAAGACGAGAGTGACCGCGAATATTTCGAGAGCCTGAATCACCGGGATGATCTGCGTGTGTTGATTCTGGCTGCCGACTGGTGCGGAGATGTTGTCCGTAATGTCCCGGTAGTCTTCCGGATTCTGGAGACTGCGGGCTTCAAGACGGAAGTGATGATTCTGGAAGAGAATCTGGACCTGATGGACAACTTCCTGACCATGGGCGGACGTTCGGTTCCGATCGTGATTTTTGCGGATACCGGAGGTTATGAACTGGGCCAGTGGGGACCGCGTCCGGAGCATGTGCAGACCCTGATGAGAGAGTTCAAACGGGAGAACCCTGACCGCGAAGCAGCGGACTATGACAGCAAAATTACCGAAGTGCGCAAAGCTATGGGGCAAGCCTACGGAGAAGGAACGGAATCACACGCAGTTATCGTCAAAGAGCTGCGCAGTCTGATCTCCGGATTCTAA
- a CDS encoding DedA family protein produces MHFISDVISQLFEWIQSLGYFGIMIGLMIEVIPSEIVLAFGGYLVSQGDINFFGAVLFGTVGGVIAQIFVYWIGRYGGRPVLEKYGKYIFISKKHIDHSEEWFQKYGTGVIFTARFIPVVRHAISVPAGISRMPLGKFTMLTTLAVIPWSALFVYLGYTLGDKWKTIDEVAAKYTHEILLGAIAVIILYFLFKWYKSKKKGSAV; encoded by the coding sequence TTGCACTTTATATCTGATGTCATTTCACAATTGTTTGAATGGATTCAGTCTTTGGGCTACTTCGGGATTATGATCGGCCTCATGATTGAAGTCATCCCAAGTGAGATTGTCCTGGCTTTCGGCGGCTATTTGGTCTCACAAGGCGATATTAACTTTTTTGGTGCGGTGCTGTTCGGTACCGTCGGGGGAGTGATCGCCCAGATCTTTGTTTATTGGATTGGCCGTTATGGCGGCAGGCCTGTGCTGGAGAAGTACGGCAAGTACATTTTCATCTCCAAAAAGCACATTGACCACTCCGAAGAATGGTTTCAAAAGTATGGGACCGGTGTGATTTTCACAGCCCGCTTTATCCCGGTTGTCCGCCATGCCATATCGGTTCCGGCTGGTATTTCCCGCATGCCGCTGGGCAAATTCACTATGCTGACAACCCTTGCAGTCATTCCGTGGAGCGCGTTGTTTGTCTATCTGGGGTATACGCTCGGGGACAAGTGGAAGACCATTGATGAGGTCGCAGCCAAGTACACTCATGAGATTCTTCTTGGCGCTATTGCGGTAATTATTCTGTATTTCCTGTTCAAGTGGTACAAATCCAAAAAGAAGGGTAGTGCAGTATGA
- a CDS encoding SdpI family protein: protein MANFKWKWQDTLIVMLGLLSLGYALLNCGSLPDQLPAQFSITGKVNTYWSKGSVIALFSFMGLIFPLTMQFIRNIDPKGENYNKFPGAYKMVRLTVAVICDAALVLSVSSGLDEHFAAGKWATVSLGLLLAVIGNFLPQIRDNYFTGVRTPWTLHDPAVWRRTHRFSGRMWVIGGLLIALAAFMPATLSICMIITALVIMIILPTVYSWLISRRVKA from the coding sequence ATGGCGAATTTCAAATGGAAGTGGCAGGATACGCTGATTGTCATGCTGGGCTTGCTCTCCCTGGGTTATGCTCTGCTGAATTGCGGGAGTCTGCCGGATCAGCTTCCCGCCCAATTCAGTATTACCGGCAAGGTCAATACTTACTGGAGCAAGGGTTCAGTTATTGCCTTGTTCTCTTTTATGGGGTTGATTTTTCCGCTAACGATGCAGTTCATTCGCAATATTGATCCTAAGGGAGAGAATTACAATAAGTTCCCGGGCGCTTACAAAATGGTCCGTCTCACCGTTGCCGTCATCTGTGATGCCGCCCTTGTCCTGTCGGTCAGTTCCGGGCTGGATGAACATTTTGCCGCCGGAAAGTGGGCTACTGTAAGCCTGGGGCTGCTGCTGGCTGTAATCGGAAATTTCCTGCCGCAGATCAGGGATAATTATTTCACCGGAGTCCGCACGCCCTGGACGCTGCATGACCCAGCCGTATGGCGGAGAACCCACCGCTTCTCCGGAAGGATGTGGGTGATCGGCGGCCTGCTAATTGCACTGGCGGCCTTCATGCCCGCTACGCTATCGATCTGCATGATCATTACTGCTCTGGTAATCATGATTATTCTCCCTACTGTATACTCTTGGCTGATCTCACGGCGTGTTAAAGCCTGA
- a CDS encoding O-antigen ligase family protein produces the protein MQINRFRQYGGMAVTLGCGLALIAAGVAACMLRGFFFVGEMYLFLTGWYALCGVLTLGGLVLYAASSWEMRKLKLKGKLAGKAEPVRALAGGGVKGDTGGPVKREITEAERLAGSKRLVTYHGGRAATTRAAVEAVSGSGRVLGGSVSRVRRLKAIVWLLPGCCMVICILYAIHAFRGPLSSQGTWNELLRWGFYASYALFAVLAAGTRRGGALLAAVWHLLGLVISLSALLAVCGGLPLPYAVAYSQSPEVSVTGARLAGLLQYPNAFGAVMAVFLLERLFSAASGFKLMGPSGTVNGEEGTEEEGGASRGAASLEEHGEEVSRAEQENIASSEAEGGTVSRTGQENIASGEVKGEALSSAGETAIAGREERAWRRTAELMRTAARLLPLFPYAAALLLSESRGAWLAAAAAGAAALLLKRQLFVPLLITGAAPVAAAALLYRQLARSGLAAEPLPGLLLLAGLWAGAWLAGLWLHRRVSRAAGKHRAALLALAAGAWTAAGSAVLLLVRARITGPSPTADARGLFYRDAWKLAAEAPWLGRGGETWRHTYLAAQSRPYVGSQVHSGYLDILLNLGMAGLAAVLLLLLAAGGLVFKASPRLLPPLFVILLHSAVDFDWSYGLVWLLLLLLPAWALAEANSRTARTAASPALYDSRWQHSKPAGQRRKRPRRLWGYAGISVLCGLTLLCSGLSFQAMKGAALFKQAVRENDPAVQITLLQQSLRWNPREPQTAVALSRLLPQKQGVDLLLRSLSFSQGDVALHGELAARYLRGSDPGEALYWVRRSQQTDHFNAAGRLAALKGMLEMGERSLAEGDRRIAADSAAAGLELLRQYSLLTTKEQDRGPQHNDRNFTLLPQSEGIYFQLIHLQSQAALSFNDR, from the coding sequence ATGCAGATCAATCGGTTTCGGCAATACGGGGGAATGGCGGTCACGCTGGGTTGCGGTTTGGCGCTGATAGCAGCGGGGGTTGCGGCCTGTATGCTGCGGGGATTCTTTTTTGTAGGGGAAATGTACCTCTTCCTGACTGGATGGTATGCGCTGTGCGGAGTTCTTACCTTAGGGGGGCTTGTCCTCTATGCTGCCTCCAGCTGGGAAATGCGGAAGCTGAAGCTGAAGGGGAAGCTGGCAGGGAAGGCGGAGCCCGTACGGGCACTGGCCGGAGGGGGCGTGAAGGGAGATACTGGAGGTCCCGTAAAGAGAGAAATAACTGAAGCTGAGAGGTTAGCCGGGAGTAAGCGGTTGGTGACATATCATGGCGGGAGGGCCGCGACGACGCGGGCAGCAGTTGAGGCAGTGTCCGGGAGCGGGCGAGTGTTGGGTGGCAGCGTGAGCAGAGTTAGGAGGTTAAAAGCGATTGTATGGTTGTTGCCGGGCTGCTGCATGGTCATCTGTATTCTATATGCAATTCATGCCTTCCGTGGCCCCTTATCCTCGCAGGGAACATGGAATGAATTGCTGCGCTGGGGATTCTACGCCAGCTATGCTCTCTTCGCTGTACTTGCGGCAGGAACGCGCCGGGGAGGAGCTCTTCTTGCCGCGGTCTGGCATCTGCTTGGCCTCGTGATCAGCCTGTCTGCCTTATTGGCGGTATGCGGAGGGCTGCCGCTTCCCTACGCGGTAGCCTACAGCCAGTCACCTGAGGTCAGTGTTACCGGTGCCCGGCTGGCCGGACTGCTCCAGTATCCGAATGCCTTTGGCGCAGTGATGGCTGTGTTTCTGCTGGAAAGGTTATTCTCTGCCGCCAGCGGCTTCAAGCTGATGGGCCCTTCGGGAACCGTGAACGGAGAAGAGGGCACAGAGGAAGAGGGCGGAGCATCCCGTGGAGCAGCAAGCCTGGAGGAGCACGGTGAAGAGGTAAGTAGAGCTGAGCAAGAGAACATAGCCAGCAGTGAAGCAGAGGGTGGGACGGTAAGCCGGACAGGGCAAGAGAACATAGCCAGCGGTGAAGTGAAGGGTGAAGCGCTAAGCAGCGCGGGTGAGACCGCTATAGCTGGCAGAGAGGAGCGCGCGTGGCGCCGGACCGCAGAGCTAATGCGGACAGCGGCGCGCCTGCTGCCGCTCTTCCCGTACGCCGCCGCGCTGCTGCTCAGCGAGTCGCGTGGCGCATGGCTGGCTGCGGCTGCCGCCGGTGCCGCAGCCCTTCTCCTGAAGCGGCAACTGTTCGTGCCGCTTCTGATCACCGGCGCCGCCCCCGTTGCCGCGGCGGCGCTGCTCTACCGCCAGCTGGCCCGCTCCGGGCTGGCGGCAGAGCCCCTGCCCGGCCTGCTGCTGCTGGCCGGGCTCTGGGCCGGCGCGTGGCTGGCCGGCCTATGGCTGCACCGCCGCGTCAGCCGCGCGGCGGGCAAGCACCGCGCCGCCCTGCTGGCGCTGGCGGCGGGGGCCTGGACGGCGGCGGGCAGCGCCGTCCTCCTGCTGGTACGCGCGCGGATCACCGGGCCGTCACCGACGGCCGACGCGCGCGGACTGTTCTACCGCGACGCCTGGAAGCTCGCGGCAGAAGCGCCCTGGCTGGGGCGCGGGGGCGAGACCTGGCGGCATACGTACCTTGCCGCCCAGTCCCGCCCCTATGTGGGCAGCCAGGTGCACAGCGGTTACCTCGACATCCTGCTGAACCTCGGGATGGCGGGTCTGGCTGCGGTCCTCCTGCTGCTTCTGGCCGCAGGAGGACTGGTATTCAAGGCGTCACCAAGGCTGCTTCCGCCCCTGTTCGTGATCCTGCTGCATAGCGCAGTCGATTTTGACTGGAGCTATGGACTGGTCTGGCTGCTGCTGCTCCTGCTGCCCGCCTGGGCACTTGCCGAAGCAAACAGCCGGACCGCTAGGACGGCTGCCTCTCCAGCTCTGTATGACTCCCGTTGGCAGCACAGCAAGCCGGCCGGCCAGCGAAGGAAGCGGCCGCGCCGATTATGGGGATACGCAGGAATCAGCGTTCTCTGCGGGCTGACCCTCCTGTGCAGCGGCCTTTCCTTCCAGGCCATGAAGGGGGCTGCTCTATTCAAGCAGGCGGTCAGAGAGAATGATCCTGCCGTACAAATTACACTGCTGCAGCAATCACTGAGATGGAATCCGAGGGAGCCTCAGACTGCGGTTGCTTTATCGCGGCTGCTTCCACAGAAGCAGGGGGTTGACCTGTTGTTGCGAAGCCTGTCATTCTCTCAGGGGGATGTTGCTCTGCATGGGGAGCTTGCGGCACGTTATCTGCGGGGCAGTGATCCGGGGGAAGCGCTGTACTGGGTTCGCCGTAGTCAACAGACGGATCACTTTAATGCTGCGGGAAGGCTTGCCGCTTTAAAAGGAATGCTTGAGATGGGGGAACGCAGCTTGGCAGAGGGAGACAGACGTATAGCGGCGGACAGCGCGGCGGCGGGGCTAGAGCTGCTGCGGCAGTACAGCCTGCTGACCACCAAGGAGCAGGACAGAGGACCGCAGCACAATGACCGCAACTTCACCCTACTTCCGCAGAGCGAAGGGATCTACTTTCAGCTAATACATTTACAGTCCCAAGCGGCTCTTAGCTTCAACGATAGATAA
- a CDS encoding SAM-dependent methyltransferase — MYPVEALKELIEQVITGRTLITATLSQLRSKGETAYSKVQIKPVELKGKLHYQFAYYIGPKVEHRNIPAENAAEEMLSLLRETFRQGLLCTTSADYQVLISKKYKVSILTKSASKQEAPDLAHNRRKQYVLDEGEPVPFLVELGIMNSEGKVLAKKYDKFRQINRFLEMVQDVLGDLPSGRPLTIVDFGCGKSYLTFALYHYLAVREQRELNIVGLDLKADVIEHCGALAAKLGYDRLRFLVGDIADYNELEQVDMVVTLHACDTATDAALEKAVRWGASVILSVPCCQHELFAQVQSDVLSPLLSHGILKERFSALATDAIRAKLLDLMGYRSQLLEFIDMEHTPKNILIRAVRSDSGDQAAKWREYTAFRNFLGAKPYLERVCSDLLPGGKMELN; from the coding sequence ATGTACCCAGTGGAAGCTTTGAAAGAATTGATCGAGCAAGTGATTACCGGCCGTACGCTGATTACAGCTACTTTAAGCCAGCTGCGCAGCAAGGGCGAGACCGCCTACAGTAAAGTACAGATCAAACCTGTTGAGTTAAAAGGGAAGCTGCATTATCAGTTTGCCTACTATATCGGCCCCAAGGTGGAACACCGCAACATTCCCGCAGAGAATGCCGCAGAAGAAATGCTGTCTTTACTGCGGGAGACCTTCCGCCAAGGCCTGCTGTGTACCACAAGTGCCGACTACCAGGTGCTGATCAGCAAAAAATACAAGGTGTCCATTCTGACCAAATCAGCCAGCAAACAGGAAGCCCCGGATCTGGCCCATAACCGCCGGAAGCAATATGTGCTGGACGAGGGCGAGCCGGTGCCGTTTCTGGTGGAGCTTGGCATTATGAACAGCGAAGGCAAGGTGCTGGCCAAAAAGTATGACAAGTTCCGCCAGATCAACCGGTTCCTGGAGATGGTCCAGGATGTGCTTGGCGACCTGCCGTCAGGGCGTCCGCTGACGATTGTTGATTTTGGCTGCGGCAAATCCTATTTGACCTTTGCCCTGTATCATTATCTGGCCGTCCGTGAGCAGCGGGAGCTGAATATTGTCGGTCTTGACCTGAAGGCGGACGTCATTGAGCACTGCGGTGCGCTCGCTGCCAAGCTGGGCTATGACCGTCTGCGGTTCCTGGTCGGTGACATCGCCGACTATAATGAACTGGAGCAGGTGGACATGGTCGTTACTCTGCATGCTTGTGATACGGCGACCGATGCGGCTCTGGAGAAGGCGGTACGCTGGGGCGCATCGGTCATCCTCTCGGTGCCCTGCTGCCAGCATGAGCTGTTCGCGCAGGTGCAGAGCGATGTACTAAGTCCGCTGCTGTCACACGGCATCCTGAAGGAACGGTTCTCGGCGCTCGCCACCGATGCAATCCGGGCCAAGCTGCTGGACCTGATGGGCTACCGCAGCCAGCTGCTGGAATTCATCGACATGGAGCACACTCCGAAGAACATCCTGATCCGCGCCGTCCGCAGCGACAGCGGCGATCAGGCCGCCAAATGGCGCGAATACACCGCATTCCGCAATTTCCTCGGTGCCAAGCCTTATCTGGAGCGCGTCTGCTCCGACCTGCTGCCCGGGGGGAAGATGGAGCTTAATTAA
- a CDS encoding DUF6483 family protein, which translates to MFRRDYIVRMIEDMTAMVAKVLTLKQDKKTTEALWEVDELLMRHFRLNSRLLNSLSVEDIIDMFRLGGVLEADKLQGVARLLKEEGGIYTAKGEQDQALFRAMRSLHLFLYADLHGADRELLNMTKEINELLEEVEPYRLPAKTERLLMAYQESMGRYAKAENSLYRLWEHGEDVAEEGRELYGRLLLLSPEQLAEGSLPLEEVQQGGEEWSKLTVSAII; encoded by the coding sequence ATGTTCCGGAGAGATTATATCGTGCGCATGATCGAGGATATGACGGCAATGGTAGCCAAGGTGCTGACCTTGAAGCAGGATAAAAAAACTACAGAAGCCCTGTGGGAAGTGGATGAGCTACTGATGCGGCATTTTCGCCTGAATTCGCGTCTGCTCAATTCGTTGTCCGTAGAGGATATTATTGATATGTTTCGTCTCGGCGGGGTGCTGGAAGCGGATAAGCTGCAAGGGGTAGCCCGGCTGCTGAAGGAGGAAGGCGGAATCTACACGGCCAAAGGGGAGCAGGATCAGGCCTTGTTCAGGGCGATGCGCTCGCTCCACCTGTTTTTGTATGCGGATCTGCATGGCGCCGACCGGGAACTGCTGAATATGACGAAAGAGATCAATGAGCTGCTGGAGGAAGTGGAGCCGTACCGCCTTCCGGCCAAAACAGAGCGGCTGCTGATGGCCTACCAGGAATCCATGGGACGGTATGCCAAAGCAGAGAACAGTTTGTACCGGCTCTGGGAGCATGGGGAGGATGTTGCAGAGGAAGGCAGGGAGCTGTACGGACGGCTGCTGCTGTTGAGTCCGGAGCAGTTAGCCGAGGGCAGTCTTCCTCTGGAGGAAGTGCAGCAGGGCGGGGAAGAATGGAGCAAGCTGACGGTTAGTGCTATAATATAA
- a CDS encoding winged helix-turn-helix domain-containing protein — protein MPQPADPGQSPPEAAASSKSQLEENVQPLKVTPEQDKLLESALRIKIMHTLSGEPLTSKQVAGKLNKTPGNIHYHIIKLYEGGLLELVRTETAGGIIQKFYRSKGTMFRSEQLTGFHFSQEDQVEHFITRLTLSPRELAKFHQEMMELITAWESKVTAGDEYGVEIVMGRLQSAEPATEPDTDSEVQK, from the coding sequence ATGCCACAACCTGCTGACCCCGGGCAAAGCCCTCCGGAAGCTGCTGCTTCAAGCAAGTCTCAACTGGAAGAAAACGTCCAGCCTTTGAAGGTAACCCCGGAACAGGATAAACTGCTGGAAAGTGCCTTGCGGATTAAGATCATGCATACGCTGTCGGGGGAACCCCTCACATCCAAACAGGTTGCCGGGAAGCTGAACAAGACACCGGGGAACATCCACTACCACATCATCAAGCTCTATGAAGGCGGGCTTCTGGAGCTTGTCCGCACCGAAACGGCGGGGGGCATCATTCAGAAATTCTACCGCTCTAAGGGAACTATGTTCCGCTCGGAGCAGCTTACCGGCTTTCACTTCAGCCAAGAAGACCAGGTGGAGCATTTCATCACCAGACTCACCCTTTCCCCCCGGGAGCTTGCTAAATTCCATCAGGAGATGATGGAGCTGATCACCGCCTGGGAATCTAAAGTTACTGCCGGCGACGAATATGGCGTGGAAATCGTGATGGGCCGTCTGCAGTCTGCAGAGCCTGCTACTGAGCCGGATACAGATTCGGAGGTACAGAAGTAG
- a CDS encoding MFS transporter, producing MNTAAPSGQEKHNPLQGFAAPFVRSRAFPYLWLGHLISFLGSSVTMVILPVLVYSLTGSTTTMGLVMAAYMLPNVIMLPVSGHIVDRYDRVRIMMLADIARFAVMMITAVLALTGILSIPLLCILVAFYGLLDGLFQPAYAAVRATVFTPDIRVAANSLTQITTQSVRLIGPALGGLLITHLSAGVGFGLDAFTYLISLICLVYLRRVLIAQLQTRPAADAAASVLPDTEAQDTPNWKEDFIEGISVLRSHPWLWITILAFCFINICYAGISTVLLPWLFKVHHGWPPYVYGLAVTFSGVGAIIAGLLFGLRPKWKNRGIMAYSGAMLGGLALLLMPFAGTPAAAIGFFALEGFGLMIFGLIWEISLQELVPKEAFGRVASLDMFGSFALLPVGYIFVGWLADVIGGVPTILIFSTLGLTCVALVLCVPAIRKFQ from the coding sequence ATGAATACCGCCGCCCCTTCCGGGCAGGAAAAGCACAATCCGCTGCAGGGTTTCGCTGCTCCTTTTGTCCGCTCGCGCGCCTTCCCTTATCTGTGGCTGGGACATTTAATTTCATTCCTCGGCAGCTCAGTGACGATGGTCATTCTGCCCGTTCTCGTCTATTCCCTGACCGGATCAACTACCACGATGGGTCTGGTCATGGCCGCTTACATGCTGCCGAATGTGATCATGCTTCCGGTATCCGGACATATCGTGGACCGTTACGACCGTGTGCGGATTATGATGCTGGCGGATATTGCCCGTTTTGCCGTAATGATGATAACAGCAGTCTTAGCCCTGACCGGAATACTCAGCATTCCGCTGCTCTGTATCCTGGTAGCCTTCTATGGTCTGCTCGATGGTCTATTCCAGCCTGCCTATGCTGCAGTCCGGGCCACAGTATTCACTCCCGACATCCGCGTGGCTGCGAATTCGCTGACCCAAATCACTACCCAGTCCGTACGCCTGATCGGCCCCGCCCTGGGCGGTCTGCTGATCACTCACCTGTCCGCAGGTGTCGGGTTTGGCCTGGATGCCTTCACCTATCTTATCTCCCTCATCTGCCTGGTCTATCTGCGCAGAGTGCTGATCGCCCAATTACAGACCAGACCCGCCGCAGATGCCGCGGCCTCAGTTCTACCGGATACTGAAGCCCAGGATACTCCTAACTGGAAAGAGGATTTCATCGAGGGGATCTCCGTTCTGCGCAGCCACCCCTGGCTGTGGATTACGATTCTGGCCTTCTGCTTCATCAACATCTGCTACGCGGGAATCAGCACCGTCCTGCTTCCCTGGCTCTTCAAGGTCCATCACGGCTGGCCTCCTTATGTCTACGGGCTTGCCGTTACTTTCTCCGGGGTAGGCGCAATTATCGCAGGCCTGCTGTTCGGACTGCGGCCCAAATGGAAGAACCGCGGCATTATGGCTTACAGCGGTGCTATGCTGGGTGGTCTGGCCCTGCTGCTCATGCCGTTCGCGGGTACTCCTGCTGCAGCCATCGGTTTCTTTGCCCTTGAAGGCTTCGGGCTGATGATCTTCGGGCTGATCTGGGAGATCAGCCTGCAGGAGCTTGTTCCGAAGGAAGCCTTTGGACGGGTAGCCAGTCTGGATATGTTCGGGTCCTTCGCTCTGCTGCCGGTCGGTTACATCTTTGTCGGCTGGCTGGCCGACGTGATTGGTGGGGTTCCGACAATCCTTATTTTCTCCACTCTGGGACTGACCTGTGTCGCTCTCGTGCTCTGTGTTCCGGCTATCCGTAAATTTCAATAA
- a CDS encoding alpha/beta fold hydrolase, with the protein MENVRCEGSNICYSDQGKGEVIVLLHGFCGSAEYWEKVIPGLTANYRVIAPDLRGHGASDAPLGAYTIEQMADDVLSLLDALEIPECYLLGHSLGGYITLSFAQHHASRLKGFGLIHSSGYPDSEEAKENRLKSVTMIQSEGIFAFVDQLVPGLFAPEAEPRLLDRAKEIGYKTPPQGAVGASLAMRERPDRRDVISATALPVLLVAGAEDTKVTPERTFTSDNQNITKATLPGVGHMSMYEAPEQLVQIIKDFVHAPVQK; encoded by the coding sequence ATGGAAAATGTTCGATGCGAAGGAAGCAACATTTGCTACAGTGATCAAGGCAAGGGTGAAGTAATAGTGCTGCTGCATGGATTCTGCGGGAGTGCTGAATACTGGGAGAAGGTTATTCCGGGCTTAACCGCCAATTACCGGGTCATTGCCCCTGATCTGCGCGGGCACGGGGCTTCAGATGCTCCGCTTGGAGCCTATACCATCGAGCAGATGGCCGATGATGTGCTGTCGCTGCTGGATGCCTTGGAGATTCCTGAATGCTATCTGCTCGGACATTCGCTCGGAGGCTATATTACCCTGTCGTTTGCCCAGCATCATGCTTCCAGATTGAAGGGCTTCGGGCTGATTCATTCCTCCGGCTATCCGGACAGTGAAGAAGCCAAGGAGAACAGGCTGAAGAGCGTCACGATGATCCAGAGCGAAGGCATCTTTGCTTTTGTAGATCAGCTGGTGCCTGGACTGTTTGCTCCTGAAGCGGAACCCCGGCTGCTGGATCGTGCCAAGGAGATCGGCTATAAGACTCCGCCGCAAGGCGCTGTTGGCGCGTCCTTGGCTATGCGCGAGCGCCCGGACCGCCGCGATGTGATCTCGGCAACAGCGCTGCCGGTATTGCTGGTGGCCGGAGCGGAGGACACGAAAGTGACGCCGGAGCGGACCTTCACCTCGGATAACCAGAATATCACCAAGGCGACACTTCCGGGTGTAGGCCATATGAGTATGTATGAAGCGCCGGAGCAGCTGGTACAGATTATTAAGGATTTCGTGCATGCCCCTGTGCAGAAGTAA